From the Brachyspira intermedia PWS/A genome, the window TCGATGATTATGCTCATCACCCAACAGAGATAAAAGCTACACTTGCATCTGTTAAAAATGCTTATAAAAACAGAAGAATAATAGCAGTATTCCAACCGCATAGATACAGCAGAACAGAACTTCTTCTTAATGATTTTGAATCTGCATTTAATGATGCTGATGAAGTTATTATTAGCGATATTTATGCAGCAGGTGAAGCTCCTATAGCAGGAATAAGTGGGGAGATTATATGCGATGTGGTAAGAAAACAAAATGAGCATATAAGATATGTTCCAAATATAGAAGATGTATTGCCGGTACTTGATGATATGAAAAAAGATGGAGATATAATATTGACTTTGGGAGCGGGCAATATAGTAAGGATTAGCAATGAATATGCAAGAAAATTACAAAATGGTTGAGAGCTTTCTCAAAGAAAAAAATATAGAATATTACATAAACCAAGCCTTTAGTAAATTTAGCAGATTTAATGTAGGCGGAAATATTGACTTATATATTGTTGTGAAAAAAATATCTGATTTTTTAGAACTTGCTAATTTCTTGTATAAGAATGTTATTGATTATTTTGTGATGGGTGATACTAGTAAGGTTATAGTTTCTGATAATGGTTATAATGGCATAATAGTATCATTAGAAGGAGAATTTGAATCTTTTGAATTTTTAGATGATGGGGTCTTAAAATCTAATAGTTCTGCTATTTTAGAAAGACTTTCGCATGAGGCTAGAATTAGAAATTTATCCGGATTAGAGTTTGTAGCTTTAGTTAATACTAGAATAGGGGCAGCTATATATGATAAATTAGAATCTTTTGGAATATCTCTTCTTAATTTAGTGAAGTCTGTAACATTATTTAATAAACAAGATTGCACTGTAACAGAATTAAGTAAAGATGAATATTTAGCTTTAACTGATAAAGAAAAAAGATTTATTATTATATTATCAGCAGTATTGGTATTAGAAAAAGATAGTCCTGAAAGTATTGATAATAGAATAGATTGGTTTAGATATATAAGAGGCTCTGTTGCTCCTACAGATGCTAGTATAGGACCTGTATTTGAAGATTTTTATGATGTAAAAGCCTATGAGATGGTGGAGAGAGTAGGCGGACTTGATATGCAATTTGGAGCTATGAAATGGCATAAAAGATTTCCAAACTATATTATCAATGAATCATTATATGATGCTAAAACTGAAAGTACAGCTGAAGATGTTATTAATTTGATAGAGGATACTAGAAAAAAAATAGAACAGCATTATGCTTTTAATCCAAGGATTAATATTGTATTACTTAGCTGAAATTATTTTAATAAAAAAGGGCTTAATATAAGCCCTTTTATTTTTTATGTTAGTTAATTATTTTTTATTCCAATGTATTGAATTCACATAAAGTACAGATAAATTAGTTAAATCTTTATCATCTTCTGTTTTTGTGGATAAAGTATAATAAATATCGTCTACTTTCCATAATGTAAATTTTTCATTAAAAGAAGTTATATTATATTCCACATCTATTTTGTATTCATTTTCTGTGAAATTTTTATTTATATCATTTTGATAATCTCCATAAAGAGATAATAATGCCTCTTTATCTTTTGATGCTCTGTATATATAAGCATTATTCATATAGTCAAATGTAGATTCTGCAATATTTTTATTAACTATAAAATATTTTCCATTTTGTCCATGTTCAGGAGGTGCAACTGTTATACTTATTCCTAAAGGTGCAAATGAATTTGGTGAATCAACTTGAACATAATCTAATACACTTTCAGATGTAGTAGTTTGTGTTTTATCAGCATTATTTGAGCAGGAAATACTGAATAAAATAATAAATAAAATTGTTAAAAAACGCATAGTTATCCCTTTTTATATAATTTAGTATTTATTAATTAAAAGTTTTTCATCTCTGATAAATAATTTTTGAAAATTGAAAATATTATATAATCTATTTTTACTTCATCTTTCAAAAAATTATCATACATATAATCTATTATTTCTGAATCTGTATTGATTTCACTTATACAAATATCATGTTTATATTTTAGAAAATCATATAAATCTAATATTTCTATAATTTTTACAGGATAAAATATAAAAGATGTGAAATTAAATATATCTTTAGAATCAAAACTTATCAAATATGGATATTCAAAATTTGGTCTTTTAGCTTTCATAGCTTCGCATATTGTCATAGCAAGTCCATGTCCGTAGCCATAGTATTCATGATGAACTCCAACAGCCAAATTTATATCCTGATTAT encodes:
- a CDS encoding UDP-N-acetylmuramate dehydrogenase; amino-acid sequence: MNMQENYKMVESFLKEKNIEYYINQAFSKFSRFNVGGNIDLYIVVKKISDFLELANFLYKNVIDYFVMGDTSKVIVSDNGYNGIIVSLEGEFESFEFLDDGVLKSNSSAILERLSHEARIRNLSGLEFVALVNTRIGAAIYDKLESFGISLLNLVKSVTLFNKQDCTVTELSKDEYLALTDKEKRFIIILSAVLVLEKDSPESIDNRIDWFRYIRGSVAPTDASIGPVFEDFYDVKAYEMVERVGGLDMQFGAMKWHKRFPNYIINESLYDAKTESTAEDVINLIEDTRKKIEQHYAFNPRINIVLLS